One region of Limnospira fusiformis SAG 85.79 genomic DNA includes:
- the argZ gene encoding bifunctional arginine dihydrolase/ornithine cyclodeaminase has translation MTDAIRFLMCPPDHYDVDYVINPWMEGNIHKSSYDRAVEQWQKLHHTIKDHAIVDLVQPEKGWPDMVFTANAGLVLDKTVVISRFYHKERQGEEPYFKAWFESQGFTVHELPKDLPFEGAGDALLDREGRYLWAGYGFRSELDSHSLLAEWLNIEVLSLRLMDDRFYHLDTCFCPLTGGYLLYYPPAFDSYSNRLIELRVPPEKRIAIDEPDAVNFACNAVNINQTVIMNKISDNLKSRLSEAGFNVVETPLTEFLKAGGAAKCLTLRVTEPIIEDRHAATQLESRTVCLQGHLLDAGLINRALDLVVEGGGSFQVQNFNLGEQRQSTSSAQIKISAPSHEVMEEIMSQLIDIGAFSLQEDVQDAKLETVHQHGVSPDDFYVTTIYPTEVRIAGEWVRVQNQRMDGAIAVTEGPSGPIARCKLLRDLEVGEKVVVDVMGIRTIRKAESREQRNNQEFGFMSAGVSSERRVELIVEQVAWEMRQIRDRGGKVVVTAGPVVIHTGGSQHLSRLIREGYVQALLGGNAIAVHDIEQSMMGTSLGVDMKQGVAVKGGHRHHLKVINTIRRCGSIASAVRQGVITSGIMYECVRNDVPFSLAGSIRDDGPLPDTQMDLIQAQQHYNQLLQDTDMILMLSTMLHSIGVGNMTPSGVKMVCVDINPAVVTKLSDRGSVESVGVVTDVGLFLSLLVKQLDRLTSRYDAKTAV, from the coding sequence ATGACTGATGCGATTCGCTTTCTTATGTGTCCCCCAGATCACTATGATGTAGATTATGTGATCAACCCGTGGATGGAGGGTAATATTCATAAATCATCCTACGATCGCGCTGTAGAACAATGGCAGAAACTTCACCATACCATTAAAGATCATGCGATCGTCGATCTAGTGCAACCAGAGAAAGGTTGGCCAGATATGGTGTTCACAGCTAACGCCGGACTTGTCTTAGATAAAACTGTCGTTATCAGTAGGTTCTACCATAAAGAACGCCAAGGAGAGGAACCCTATTTTAAGGCGTGGTTTGAAAGCCAAGGATTTACCGTCCACGAACTCCCCAAAGATCTCCCTTTTGAAGGCGCAGGAGATGCTTTATTAGACCGTGAAGGGCGCTATTTATGGGCGGGATATGGTTTCCGGTCTGAACTCGACTCTCACTCGCTGTTGGCGGAATGGTTGAATATAGAAGTCCTATCCCTGCGATTAATGGACGATCGCTTCTATCACCTCGACACCTGCTTTTGTCCTTTAACCGGGGGTTATTTGCTGTACTATCCCCCAGCTTTTGATTCCTATTCAAATCGTCTCATTGAACTGCGAGTTCCCCCAGAAAAGCGCATTGCTATTGATGAACCAGACGCGGTTAATTTCGCCTGTAACGCCGTCAATATTAACCAGACGGTGATTATGAACAAAATCAGCGATAACCTGAAATCAAGGCTATCTGAAGCCGGATTTAATGTCGTTGAAACTCCCCTGACCGAATTTCTGAAAGCTGGAGGGGCGGCGAAATGTTTAACTCTGCGGGTAACTGAACCCATTATTGAGGATCGCCATGCTGCGACCCAACTCGAAAGCCGCACAGTCTGTTTACAGGGTCACTTGTTAGATGCAGGTTTAATTAACCGCGCCTTAGATCTAGTCGTCGAAGGTGGCGGTAGCTTCCAAGTCCAGAATTTTAATCTAGGAGAACAGCGCCAAAGTACCTCTAGCGCCCAAATTAAAATCTCAGCCCCCTCTCATGAGGTCATGGAAGAGATTATGAGTCAACTTATTGATATCGGCGCGTTTTCTCTACAAGAGGATGTTCAAGATGCGAAACTGGAAACTGTCCATCAGCATGGTGTCAGTCCCGATGATTTCTATGTGACTACCATTTATCCCACAGAAGTACGCATCGCCGGTGAGTGGGTCAGAGTTCAAAATCAGCGCATGGATGGTGCGATCGCTGTTACCGAAGGACCCTCAGGACCGATCGCCCGTTGTAAATTGTTGCGAGATCTCGAAGTTGGCGAAAAAGTAGTTGTCGATGTTATGGGTATCCGCACTATCCGCAAAGCTGAATCTCGTGAACAGCGTAATAATCAGGAATTTGGCTTTATGTCGGCGGGGGTTTCTAGTGAACGGCGCGTAGAATTGATCGTCGAACAGGTAGCCTGGGAAATGCGCCAAATTCGCGATCGCGGTGGTAAAGTCGTCGTCACTGCTGGTCCTGTGGTTATTCACACTGGCGGCTCTCAGCATTTGTCTCGTCTCATTCGCGAGGGTTATGTCCAGGCTTTATTGGGCGGAAATGCGATCGCTGTTCATGATATTGAACAGTCCATGATGGGAACTTCTCTCGGTGTCGATATGAAACAGGGAGTCGCCGTCAAAGGAGGACACCGCCATCATCTCAAAGTGATTAATACTATTCGGCGCTGCGGTAGCATTGCTAGTGCTGTCCGACAGGGAGTAATCACCAGTGGTATTATGTATGAGTGTGTCCGCAATGATGTTCCCTTCTCCCTGGCGGGTTCCATCCGCGATGATGGCCCTCTACCTGATACCCAGATGGATTTAATTCAAGCACAGCAGCACTATAACCAGTTGCTACAAGATACCGACATGATTCTGATGCTCTCTACCATGCTCCATTCTATCGGTGTCGGCAATATGACTCCATCTGGGGTTAAAATGGTTTGTGTGGATATTAACCCGGCTGTGGTTACCAAGTTAAGCGATCGCGGTTCCGTTGAGTCTGTGGGTGTCGTCACTGATGTGGGGCTGTTCCTCAGCTTGTTAGTCAAACAACTTGACCGGTTGACCAGTCGCTATGATGCCAAAACTGCCGTCTAA
- the bioD gene encoding dethiobiotin synthase: MKNTLLITATDTEAGKTVLTSALIAYFDSYQKSLSWGVLKPIQSGIGDRELYQRLFLREESLEAIAPIYFDAPLAPPLAAEKENRRVELNQAWSALVNLQQQRDFVLVEALGGLGSPVTRELTVADLARDWALPTVLVVPVRLGAIAQAVANVALARQAKVNLRGIVLNCLQPTEPQDVENWTPADLITSLTQIPVLGVIPYLDNPTDLQQLAPVAAQLDLEAIVPIRWAANPCLSGV, translated from the coding sequence GTGAAAAATACCCTGCTGATTACTGCAACTGATACGGAAGCCGGAAAAACGGTTTTAACTAGCGCGTTAATTGCCTATTTTGACAGTTACCAAAAGTCCCTGAGTTGGGGTGTACTCAAACCAATTCAATCGGGAATAGGCGATCGCGAATTGTATCAACGCCTATTTTTACGCGAAGAGTCCCTAGAGGCGATCGCACCGATTTATTTTGATGCACCCCTCGCCCCCCCCTTGGCGGCGGAAAAGGAAAATCGCCGGGTAGAACTTAATCAGGCTTGGTCAGCTTTGGTCAACCTTCAGCAACAGCGAGATTTTGTCCTGGTGGAAGCCTTGGGCGGTTTGGGTTCTCCTGTCACTAGGGAATTGACTGTGGCTGACTTGGCGCGGGATTGGGCTTTACCGACGGTTTTGGTGGTTCCTGTGCGACTAGGGGCGATCGCTCAGGCTGTGGCTAATGTGGCCCTCGCTAGACAGGCTAAAGTAAATTTGCGCGGCATTGTCCTTAACTGTCTTCAACCCACAGAACCCCAGGATGTTGAGAATTGGACTCCGGCGGATCTGATTACCTCCCTCACCCAAATTCCGGTTTTGGGTGTGATTCCCTATTTGGACAATCCCACAGACCTACAACAATTAGCCCCAGTCGCCGCCCAATTAGATTTAGAGGCGATTGTGCCGATCCGATGGGCGGCAAATCCTTGTCTATCAGGGGTTTGA
- a CDS encoding tRNA-(ms[2]io[6]A)-hydroxylase, with product MGSVVSGSRATIKYLKEPTSMAWVQQAIANLDIILLDHSHCERKAAGVALNLMFRYPSSTQLVRMLTAIAQEELQHFEQVNQWLEKLHIPMRSLPSPPYGAGLNRHVRREEPHRMLDLLLVSGLIEARSHERLGLLSEYCPDPELAKFYRGLMASEARHYGIYWVLATTYFEQETVSQRLEELATIESQLLSTLHPEPRIHS from the coding sequence ATGGGATCTGTGGTTTCTGGTTCACGAGCAACTATTAAATACTTGAAAGAACCTACGTCAATGGCTTGGGTTCAACAGGCGATCGCTAATTTGGATATCATCCTACTTGACCACTCCCACTGTGAACGTAAGGCGGCGGGAGTAGCCTTGAATTTGATGTTTCGTTATCCCTCTAGTACCCAATTGGTGCGAATGTTAACAGCGATCGCTCAAGAAGAATTACAGCATTTTGAACAGGTAAATCAGTGGCTCGAAAAACTACACATTCCCATGCGATCGCTTCCCTCTCCCCCCTATGGCGCGGGTTTGAATCGCCATGTCCGCCGAGAAGAACCACACAGAATGCTTGATTTATTATTGGTTTCTGGATTGATAGAAGCCCGCAGCCATGAACGTTTGGGCTTATTGTCTGAATATTGTCCCGATCCAGAATTGGCTAAGTTTTATCGCGGTTTGATGGCTTCCGAAGCGCGTCACTATGGCATTTATTGGGTGTTAGCAACTACTTATTTTGAACAGGAAACCGTTAGCCAAAGACTAGAGGAATTGGCTACTATTGAAAGCCAACTCCTTTCCACACTACACCCGGAACCCCGGATTCATAGTTAG
- a CDS encoding efflux RND transporter permease subunit — translation MAKNSFNLSEWSIRQPVPTLVLFLILTLVGVMSFFQLGIDDTPNIDIPAVTVTVTQPGAGPNELENQVTKPVEDAIAGLGNIDQLTSTVRDGVSTTTVSFVLGTDSDRATNDVRNAIAQIRQSLPQDINDPIVQRLRFAGGSIMTYAVTSPTRSVEELSDLVDRNISRALLNVPGVAQIQRIGGVDREICIELHPDRIQGLGLTTTQVNDQIRAFNINLPGGRSQVGGSEKSIRTLGSAQTVEALRDYPIILPNGNSVPLSSIGTVTDGLAEVRQVAKFADFPLDSNSQMGTPVVAFSVLRSTGSTLVSVEQGIRNRVVDLQKTLPEDINLELIVTRANSIRESYQASVDALVIGSILTVVVVGIFLRNWRPTLITAIALPLSILPTFLVMRLFDYTLNGMTLLALALAMGNLVDDAICMMENIDQHVEMGKPPFKAAIDASREIGLAVVATTATIVAVFLPVAFMGGVPGQFFQPFGVTVATSTMFSTLVACTMTPLLGARLLQQKSTPPKTDTNHTRRRFSPYRSLLGWSLRHRITTLLLAIAFFVASLQLVPLIPRGLFNSGDTGLSTISLELPPGSTLAELQTTTQEAIALLAENPAVDNVLAVLGNRGEGVVEVNRATLSVNLVPSDERDLSQAEFEAQMRTRFTQIPGARISFQSQGAGGGGKDLSIVLSGDNPDSLLETANALERQMRSIPGLVEVTSSASLVRPEILIRPDPRRAGDLGVSVQAIARTALLATLGDNQSNLAKFDLPDRQIPIRVQLAEEFRNNFDAIENLRIPTQDGRLVPLSAVADITIGSGPATIDRYFRSRQVQLEANLEGLSLGDALAQVQALPAMNPLPPDVQQQSEGDARIMIDVFTRFLSALGLAVLGIYAILVLLYNNFIIPVTILMALPLSLGGALLALMITQKELGLFALIGIVLLMGLVTKNAILLVDCSMANQQMGMSRFNAVLEAGCSRLRPILMTTFSTIAGMLPIALEWGAGSQVRSPMAIAVIGGMTTSTLLTLIVVPVWFTYVDGFQNWLKNPFKPKRRRVSPPKRIPKNMASIK, via the coding sequence ATGGCTAAAAATAGTTTTAATCTTTCCGAATGGTCGATTCGACAACCTGTTCCCACTTTGGTGCTGTTTTTGATTCTGACTCTGGTGGGGGTGATGTCTTTTTTTCAACTGGGAATTGATGATACTCCTAATATAGATATTCCGGCTGTTACGGTGACAGTTACACAACCGGGAGCGGGTCCTAATGAATTGGAAAATCAGGTAACTAAACCGGTAGAAGATGCGATCGCCGGATTAGGAAATATTGACCAACTTACCTCTACCGTCAGAGACGGAGTATCTACCACTACGGTGAGTTTTGTTTTGGGAACCGATAGCGATCGCGCTACTAATGATGTCCGTAATGCGATCGCCCAAATTCGCCAAAGCCTACCCCAAGATATTAACGACCCCATTGTACAGCGTCTCCGATTTGCGGGCGGGTCGATTATGACCTACGCAGTAACATCACCCACTCGCTCAGTAGAAGAACTTAGCGATCTTGTCGATCGCAACATTAGCCGCGCTTTACTTAACGTTCCCGGTGTCGCCCAAATTCAGCGAATCGGAGGAGTTGACCGAGAAATTTGCATCGAACTTCACCCCGATCGCATTCAGGGTCTGGGCCTTACCACTACCCAAGTTAACGACCAAATTCGTGCCTTTAATATTAACCTTCCCGGAGGGCGATCGCAAGTAGGCGGTAGTGAAAAAAGTATCCGCACCCTCGGAAGCGCCCAAACCGTCGAAGCATTAAGAGACTATCCAATTATACTCCCCAATGGTAACTCAGTTCCCCTGTCCAGTATTGGCACGGTTACCGATGGTTTAGCAGAAGTCCGCCAAGTCGCCAAATTTGCTGACTTTCCCCTCGACTCTAACAGTCAAATGGGTACTCCCGTCGTCGCCTTTTCTGTCCTCCGTAGTACCGGAAGCACCCTAGTATCTGTAGAACAAGGTATTCGCAATCGGGTGGTAGACCTACAAAAGACACTCCCAGAAGACATTAACCTAGAACTAATTGTTACCAGGGCTAACTCTATTCGCGAGTCCTATCAAGCCTCAGTGGATGCTTTAGTTATCGGTTCCATTTTAACCGTTGTGGTGGTCGGTATATTTTTGCGAAACTGGCGACCCACTTTAATTACCGCGATCGCCTTACCTTTATCGATTTTACCCACCTTCCTGGTGATGCGCCTGTTCGATTATACCCTCAATGGGATGACTCTATTAGCCCTAGCTTTAGCCATGGGAAACCTAGTAGATGATGCTATCTGTATGATGGAAAATATAGATCAGCACGTTGAGATGGGTAAACCTCCTTTTAAAGCTGCTATTGATGCTTCCCGCGAAATTGGATTAGCCGTAGTCGCTACCACCGCCACCATTGTCGCTGTCTTCCTTCCGGTCGCTTTTATGGGAGGAGTTCCCGGTCAGTTTTTCCAACCCTTTGGGGTCACAGTCGCCACCTCTACCATGTTTTCTACCCTGGTCGCCTGTACCATGACTCCCCTATTGGGCGCTAGGTTACTTCAACAAAAATCAACACCTCCCAAAACTGACACTAATCACACCCGGCGGCGCTTCTCTCCCTATCGCAGCCTTTTGGGTTGGTCTTTGCGACACCGCATCACTACCCTATTATTAGCGATCGCCTTTTTTGTCGCGAGTTTACAATTAGTTCCCCTCATCCCCAGAGGCTTATTTAATAGTGGAGATACTGGATTAAGTACCATTTCCCTGGAATTACCACCCGGTTCTACTTTAGCTGAATTGCAAACTACCACCCAGGAAGCGATCGCACTCTTAGCCGAAAATCCCGCCGTTGACAACGTTTTAGCAGTCTTGGGAAATCGTGGGGAAGGTGTCGTAGAAGTTAACCGAGCTACCCTGTCTGTAAATTTAGTCCCCTCCGATGAACGGGACCTATCCCAGGCGGAATTTGAAGCACAAATGCGAACCCGTTTTACTCAAATTCCTGGCGCGAGAATTAGCTTTCAGTCCCAAGGTGCAGGTGGCGGCGGGAAAGATTTATCTATTGTTCTGAGTGGTGATAACCCCGATTCTTTGTTAGAAACTGCTAATGCTTTGGAAAGACAAATGCGGTCAATTCCCGGACTCGTAGAAGTTACCTCTAGCGCTAGTTTGGTCAGACCCGAAATCTTGATTCGTCCTGACCCTAGAAGGGCTGGAGATTTGGGCGTTTCTGTACAGGCGATCGCTCGTACCGCTTTATTAGCTACCTTGGGTGATAATCAGTCCAATTTGGCTAAGTTTGACTTACCCGATCGCCAAATTCCTATCCGAGTACAATTGGCTGAGGAGTTTCGCAACAATTTTGATGCGATCGAAAATTTACGCATACCTACCCAGGATGGTCGATTAGTTCCCCTCTCTGCGGTCGCTGATATTACTATCGGTAGCGGTCCCGCTACTATTGACCGCTATTTCCGTTCCCGACAAGTACAATTGGAGGCTAATTTAGAAGGTCTTTCCTTGGGTGATGCTCTCGCACAGGTACAGGCTTTACCAGCTATGAACCCTCTACCGCCTGATGTACAACAGCAGTCCGAAGGTGATGCTAGAATTATGATTGATGTCTTCACCCGCTTTCTCTCCGCTTTGGGTTTAGCTGTCTTGGGGATTTATGCCATCCTCGTATTGCTTTACAACAACTTTATTATCCCCGTTACCATTTTGATGGCTTTACCTCTGTCCCTCGGCGGCGCATTACTAGCCTTGATGATTACTCAAAAAGAGTTGGGCTTATTTGCTCTCATCGGTATTGTCTTGTTGATGGGTTTGGTAACTAAAAATGCCATCCTTTTGGTCGATTGTTCTATGGCTAATCAACAGATGGGAATGTCTCGATTTAATGCAGTCCTAGAAGCTGGCTGCTCCCGACTGAGACCTATTTTGATGACCACTTTTTCTACCATCGCTGGTATGTTACCTATTGCTTTGGAATGGGGCGCAGGTTCTCAGGTACGCAGTCCTATGGCGATCGCTGTTATTGGTGGAATGACTACATCTACCCTCTTAACTTTGATTGTCGTTCCCGTCTGGTTTACCTATGTTGATGGTTTCCAAAACTGGCTGAAAAATCCTTTTAAACCCAAACGGCGGCGCGTATCACCTCCTAAAAGAATCCCTAAAAATATGGCTTCTATTAAATGA
- a CDS encoding GNAT family N-acetyltransferase, which translates to MRKVYKDFIIRSWESGDRQVVQDLIASVLAEYRLTCEPEGADIDVWEVEKYYLNNDGEFWVVEQHQNLVGTAAYYPINRGTNAVEIRKMYLQPQVRGLGLGKYLLTQLEQEINRRGFQEIWIETATVLREAVKLYEHHGYEPTTGVETRRCDRIYKKTLP; encoded by the coding sequence ATGAGAAAAGTATATAAAGATTTTATAATTCGTTCCTGGGAATCAGGCGATCGCCAAGTTGTTCAAGACTTAATCGCCTCAGTATTAGCTGAATATCGCTTAACTTGTGAACCGGAAGGCGCTGATATCGATGTCTGGGAAGTCGAAAAGTATTATCTTAATAATGATGGGGAATTTTGGGTAGTCGAACAACATCAAAACCTAGTCGGAACTGCTGCTTATTATCCGATTAATCGTGGTACAAATGCCGTGGAAATTCGGAAAATGTATTTACAGCCACAGGTCCGAGGTCTAGGGTTAGGCAAATATTTATTAACCCAATTAGAACAAGAAATTAACAGACGAGGATTTCAGGAGATTTGGATTGAAACTGCGACGGTTTTAAGGGAAGCCGTGAAACTCTATGAACACCATGGCTATGAACCGACAACGGGAGTAGAAACTCGACGATGCGATCGCATTTACAAAAAAACTTTGCCTTGA
- a CDS encoding serine/threonine-protein kinase: MQSAIPLGTVLQNRYRLIRVLGQGGFGLTYLAEDLGRFNEYCALKEFTPVQMGTYAWEKSKELFRREAQVLYQIQHPQIPKFGAVFEENQRLFLVQDYVEGQTYYALLKDRKNAPVGQPRTFAEAEVITFLQEMLPVLEHLHGLNIIHRDISPDNIIRRDRDQLPVLIDFGVVIEQATYIQSPGLTQPVGQTRVGKLGYAPAEQMQMGKVSPSSDLYALAVTAIFLLTGREPQDLINQQNLTWMWEPWATVTPQLATVLNKMLSRNPGDRYQSAREVEQALNNLSGIVPTPPTTDPNLSGLKTLAVGSPVSMRSGSNHQTTPVISTPSLQSFWNNPVAVMAAGIAVAIIAGYGSWSLVSYLLNSTGSDSDPDPITNVETEPRPRPRPEPRPRPEPRPTTPPESESQPQPQPQPQPQPEVSTRRLDIAAGDTTVVEGAIAANQLSEYVLSATEGQQLYLSVTGDGVLLTLLGPDNNPVNSRATGVSIWQGPLFADGDYTIILETLPGLSETAYTLELELINSLPPIIPTEPQPQPQPQPQPQPQPQPQPQPEPIPEPIPEPEPIAEPEPEPEPKPEPEPKPEPEPIAEPEPEPKPEPEPEPKPEPIPENQERNLDLSGNPKPSEKSPTFFPEPEAEVDGMGNNEVKNLDKLIAPY, from the coding sequence ATGCAATCGGCTATTCCACTAGGGACTGTTTTACAAAATCGCTACCGCTTGATCAGGGTTTTGGGTCAGGGGGGGTTTGGCTTAACTTATCTGGCTGAAGATCTTGGTCGCTTTAATGAGTATTGCGCGTTAAAGGAATTTACCCCGGTGCAAATGGGGACCTATGCTTGGGAAAAGTCTAAAGAACTATTTAGGCGGGAAGCTCAGGTGCTTTACCAAATCCAACACCCGCAAATTCCCAAATTTGGGGCGGTTTTTGAGGAAAATCAGCGCTTGTTTTTGGTTCAAGACTATGTGGAGGGTCAAACCTATTATGCGCTGCTCAAGGACCGGAAAAATGCCCCGGTGGGTCAACCTCGCACTTTTGCTGAGGCTGAGGTGATAACTTTCCTTCAGGAAATGCTACCGGTTTTGGAACATCTCCATGGTCTCAATATTATTCATCGCGACATTTCCCCGGATAATATTATCCGTCGCGATCGCGATCAGCTCCCGGTTTTGATTGATTTTGGGGTAGTTATTGAACAGGCGACTTATATTCAGTCTCCGGGTCTAACTCAGCCGGTGGGTCAAACTAGGGTGGGAAAATTGGGTTATGCTCCTGCTGAACAAATGCAAATGGGGAAGGTTTCCCCCAGCAGCGATTTGTACGCTTTGGCGGTAACGGCGATTTTTCTGCTGACTGGACGAGAACCGCAAGATTTAATTAACCAACAAAATTTAACCTGGATGTGGGAACCTTGGGCGACTGTCACCCCTCAACTGGCCACGGTTCTCAATAAAATGTTGAGCCGTAATCCTGGCGATCGCTATCAGTCAGCTAGGGAAGTAGAACAGGCTCTCAATAATCTCTCTGGAATTGTACCGACTCCCCCCACTACTGACCCGAATTTATCAGGACTCAAAACTCTGGCGGTGGGATCTCCTGTCTCTATGCGATCGGGGTCTAATCATCAAACTACTCCGGTGATATCTACCCCTTCCCTTCAGTCTTTCTGGAATAACCCAGTTGCTGTTATGGCGGCGGGAATTGCTGTGGCTATCATCGCGGGTTATGGGTCTTGGAGTTTGGTCAGCTATCTACTAAATTCTACCGGGTCAGATTCAGACCCAGACCCCATTACTAATGTTGAAACGGAACCTAGACCTAGACCTAGACCGGAACCTAGACCTAGACCGGAACCTAGACCTACGACACCACCAGAATCTGAGTCACAACCACAACCACAACCACAACCACAACCACAACCGGAAGTCTCAACTAGACGCTTAGATATTGCGGCGGGAGATACTACTGTTGTTGAAGGGGCGATCGCCGCGAACCAACTATCTGAATATGTCCTCTCGGCTACGGAAGGACAACAGCTTTATCTCTCTGTTACTGGGGATGGTGTTTTACTGACATTACTCGGACCTGACAACAACCCGGTTAATTCCCGCGCGACTGGGGTATCAATTTGGCAGGGTCCTTTATTTGCTGATGGTGACTATACCATTATCCTGGAAACTCTCCCAGGATTGTCTGAGACTGCATATACCCTAGAGTTGGAATTGATTAACTCTTTACCTCCTATCATTCCTACAGAACCGCAACCACAACCACAACCACAACCACAACCACAACCACAACCACAACCACAACCACAACCGGAACCTATACCGGAACCTATACCGGAACCGGAACCTATAGCGGAACCGGAACCAGAACCGGAACCCAAGCCGGAACCGGAACCCAAGCCGGAACCGGAACCTATAGCGGAACCGGAACCGGAACCCAAGCCGGAACCGGAACCGGAACCCAAGCCGGAACCTATACCGGAAAACCAAGAGAGGAATCTTGATCTGAGTGGGAACCCTAAACCATCGGAAAAATCGCCAACTTTTTTCCCGGAACCAGAGGCGGAGGTGGATGGTATGGGGAATAATGAGGTTAAGAATCTTGACAAATTAATCGCGCCATACTAA
- a CDS encoding ribose-phosphate pyrophosphokinase, with protein sequence MIRSATLPLPHSEALMTDHNRLRLFSGSANTGLATEVSRYLGIDLGPMVRKQFADGELYIQIQESIRGCDVYLIQPCCHPVNDNLMELLIMIDACRRASARQITAVIPYYGYARADRKTAGRESITAKLTANLITQAGASRILAMDLHSAQIQGYFDIPFDHVYGSPVILNYLASKQLSDIVVVSPDVGGVARARAFAKKLNDAPLAIIDKRRQSHNVAEVLNVIGDVRGKTAVLVDDMIDTAGTISEGARLLREEGARQVYACATHAVFSHPAIERLSTGVLEEVIVTNTIPASPDKTFDQLTVLSVANLLGETIWRIHEDSSVSSMFR encoded by the coding sequence GTGATCCGTTCTGCTACTCTACCCCTTCCTCATTCTGAGGCACTAATGACCGACCACAATCGACTACGATTGTTTTCAGGTTCTGCCAATACAGGTTTAGCCACCGAAGTGAGTCGCTATCTGGGCATTGATTTGGGGCCAATGGTTCGCAAGCAGTTTGCGGACGGAGAACTTTACATCCAAATTCAGGAGTCCATTCGAGGCTGTGATGTCTACCTAATTCAACCCTGTTGTCATCCAGTCAACGACAACTTGATGGAACTCCTAATTATGATTGATGCTTGTCGTCGAGCCTCTGCTAGGCAAATTACCGCCGTAATACCCTATTATGGCTATGCTAGGGCAGACCGCAAAACCGCTGGCCGCGAATCGATTACAGCCAAACTGACCGCTAATTTAATCACCCAAGCTGGTGCGAGTCGGATTTTAGCCATGGACTTGCATTCGGCACAAATTCAAGGATATTTTGATATTCCCTTCGACCATGTTTATGGTTCACCTGTTATTTTAAACTACCTAGCTAGTAAACAACTATCTGATATTGTCGTAGTATCTCCAGATGTCGGAGGTGTGGCTCGTGCCAGAGCTTTTGCTAAAAAACTCAATGACGCACCCCTGGCGATTATTGATAAGCGCCGTCAGTCTCATAATGTAGCAGAGGTTCTCAATGTCATTGGTGACGTTAGAGGCAAAACAGCCGTTTTGGTCGATGATATGATTGACACAGCCGGGACTATTAGCGAAGGCGCTCGCCTCCTCCGGGAAGAGGGTGCTAGGCAGGTTTATGCCTGTGCTACCCATGCGGTGTTTTCTCACCCAGCTATTGAACGTCTGTCTACGGGGGTTTTGGAGGAAGTGATTGTGACTAACACTATCCCAGCTTCCCCGGATAAAACTTTTGATCAGCTGACTGTGTTATCGGTTGCTAATTTACTTGGTGAAACTATCTGGCGCATTCACGAAGATAGTTCCGTTAGTAGTATGTTCCGCTAA